From Dryobates pubescens isolate bDryPub1 chromosome 22, bDryPub1.pri, whole genome shotgun sequence, the proteins below share one genomic window:
- the LOC128898372 gene encoding guanine nucleotide exchange factor for Rab-3A-like, with translation MESFKEQKLKCFLLTCRKCALSDLPRTCKHRITLGDSGNYYYISPSCRARITAVCNFFTYIRYIQQGLVRQDVELMYWEVMRLRREMSVAKLGFYPSEM, from the exons ATGGAGTCCTTCAAGGAGCAAAAG CTGAAGTGTTTTCTCCTTACCTGCAGGAAGTGTGCTCTGAGTGACCTTCCCAGGACCTGCAAGCACCGCATCACGCTGGGGGACTCTGGGAATTACTACTACATTTCACCAtcctgcagggccagg aTCACTGCGGTGTGCAACTTTTTCACTTACATCCGCTACATCCAGCAAGGCTTGGTGAGGCAGGATG TGGAGCTGATGTACTGGGAGGTGATGAGGCTGCGGAGGGAGATGTCTGTGGCCAAGCTTGGGTTTTACCCCAGTGAGATGTGA